TGGGTTCCAGGAGGATGGGACGGCAATTTTTAAACCCTTCCTTCAAGGCCATGGAGGCGGCAATCTTGAAAGCCATTTCAGAGCTGTCCACATCGTGGTAGCTGCCATAGTAAACCTCAACGGCAATATCCACAACATTATAGCCAGCGATGATGCCCTTCTCCATGGTTTCAACCAAGCCTTTTTCGATGGCTGGGATGAAGTTTGAGGGAATCACGCCGCCCACGATGGCGTTGATGAATTGGAATCCTTCCCCACGCTCGGTGGGTTTGATGCGGAAATAAACTTCGCCATATTGGCCGCGTCCGCCGGATTGTTTTTTGTGGCGATATTGAGATTCGCCGCTGCCGGTGATGGTTTCTTTATATGGAATACGGGGTTCCTTCATCACGGAATCCACTTTATAACGGTTTTTAAGTTTTTTAACAACCAGTTGAAGCTGCTGTTCACCCATTCCTGAAATCACGTTTTCGTGGGTTTCGGCGTTCAATTCATAGCGAATGGTTGGGTCTTCAGCAATAACTCTTTGCAGGGCGGTTCCGATTTTATCTTCGTCGGATTGGTTCGCCGCGCGGATGGTTTGCCAATATGTGGCAGTGGGAAGCTCCGGCAAAGGCAGGCTCAGTTTGCTGCCAATAGCGGCGATGGAATCCAGGGTACGAGTGTTTTTCAGCTTCACCAGCGCGCCAATCTCGCCAGCCCGGATTTCCGAGGTGTCGTGGCGGTTTTTGCCCAACATATAATACATGTTGCCGGCCTTGTCTTTGGCGTCTTTTTCGGGAATATAAAAATCCATGCCGGATTTCAGGATGCCAGAAAAAATCCTCACGTAGGCGTATTCACCCATATTGGGGTCCGCGTAAAGTTTGAAAACATAACCCAACAGCTCGCCGTCAGGTGAGGCCACAAATTCGCCGGGTTCCCCACCCTTCAAAACCTGCATGGGGTTGGCATTTTCCGGAGAGGGAAGATAATCGCAAACGGCGTCCACAAACGCCATCACACCTACTCCCGTGGCAGCGGAACAGCAAAAAGCGGGGCAAATATCACCATTGGCGATGGCTTTTTTCAAGCCGCCCATAAGCTGTTCTTCGCTCAGTTCCATGTTTTCCAAAAAGCTGTCCAACAGTGTTTCGTCTGTTTCGGCAACTGCTTCCATCAATTGCAGACGCGCGTCTTCCACGGCGCCTTGCATATCGGCGGGAACCTCACTTTCCCCGGAAGGTCGGATGGCTTTTTGGCGGATGATGTCCACAACGCCTTCAAAACCGCCTTCACGGCCGATGGGAAGATGTATGGGTGTGGGGTTCAGTTCTGTATTTTCATGAATGGCTTCGATGGTTTTGAAAAAATCCGCGTGTTCGTTGTCCATGCGGTTCACCACCACCACTTTGCCCACTTTTTTACGTTCCACCTGCTCGATGGCAAGCTCCAGTCCCACTTCCAAGCCGCCAGTGGCGTTTGCCACCAAAATTACGTTTTCCACCGACGGAATGGCAACGATGGCGTCACCAATGAAATCGGGGGTGCCGGGTGAATCCAAAAGGTTAATTTTGTGGTCTTTATGGTTCAAAAAGCCCAGGCTCAAGCTCAGCGAACTTTTTTTCGCGATTTCTTCGGAATCAAAGTCCATCACAGTGTTGCCCTCGTCCACTTTGCCCAAACGGCTGGTGGTGTGTGTCAAATGAAATATCTGTTCCGCAAGGGTGGTTTTCCCAGAACCGCTCGCTCCCATCATCAGGAGATTTCGCAGTTTGGAGAGTTTGTATTCTTTCATCACGATCCTCGTTTTTCTATATATAATCAAAGCAATTCTTGTTTCCGACCGTCAATTTGGCCATGAACAATCCATTTTTTTTCTAACGCCATTGTTGTCAAACGCTTTTTTTGGAAAAACACAGATTTCGAGTAAATGACAGCGTTGGAATGACTGAAATTACAAACAGAGATGAAGCAATCTCCGTGTGAATTTGAGACATTTTGTTTGACCTCAATCCCAACTCCAGAAAGATTGAATGAAAACATCCAAATTATTCGAACCGCCCATCGTAATCAACACATTTGCATTGGTTTAGAGTAAATCATCATGATGTGTCCCACAGATATTTCGTGTTGATTGCGAGGTTCTATCCTGTTCCCTGCCTATAGTATTCCTTATGTTTCTAAAGCAATCATATGCGACACATAGACTTAGGGCTGACACCTGTATATTTCAACAGACTCGTTCCATAATATATGAGACAACTGTTGGCAGCCCGGGGTTCTGAGGCTGGTTTGTGTTTAAGCCAAGGTTTTGTGGAGACGGATATTCTGAAATAGCAACAATCAGCGAAACAAAGCATTGACAAAAAACAGGTGGCACAAATACTGGTTTGAAAATGGAGCTGCTTGCTTCTGCCTTACTGCTTCCGTGCACGTAAGGCCTTGAGAATAAAATAAATATGGATACGATATTACCATGAAGCAGGCGGATTTTATCCGCCTTTTTTTATTTGTGGTAAGAAGGAGGTTCCAATAATTCGGATCAAACGTGGAAAGGCCCGCCTAAAAGAGGTTGTGCCGAAGGAAAGGATTAACGAACAGATCACCGCGGCCAGAGTGCGCGTGATTGACCCCGAAGGTAAACAGATCGGCATTTTGCCTTTAAGGGAAGCCATCATGAAGGCCGAAGATTTGGATCTTGATCTGGTGGAGATTTCCCCCAGCGCAGATCCCCCGGTTTGCCGCATCATGGACTTTGGAAAATACTATTTCCAAAAAGAAAAAAAGGCCCGGGAAGCCCGTAAGAAACAGCATGAGGTCGAGGTCAAAGAGATCAAGTTCGGGCCCAATACCGAAGAACACGATTATAATTTTAAGAAAAACAACGCGATCAAGTTTTTCCGCCAACATAACAAGGTGAAATTCACCGTTCGTTTCCGTGGTCGCCAAATGGCACACAAAGAGCTTGGCTTCAACGTTCTGGAAAAACTGAAAAACGATTTATCATATCTGGCCGATGTGGATAGCGAGCCCGTTTCGGAGAGAAACCTTCTTTCCATGATTATGAGCCCCAAAAAAGACATCGACCGGATTCTGGAAAAGCTGGACGAAACCGTTCAGCCCGAAGCCGCATCCGAAGCTGAACAAATGGAATCCTGAGTTCAGGCGTCAGACCGCGCATCCATAGATTTTTTGAATACTCCAAAGGAGAAATAATAATGCCAAAAATTAAAACAAGCCGTTCCGCCAAAAAGCGGTTCAAAATAACCGGCACAGGCAAGATTGTGCGCCACCACGCAAAATCCGCGCACATCAAAACTAAAAAAACACCCAAACTTAAACGCAACCTGCGTGGCAGTGCCATCGTCCGCGCTTGCGACGAAAGAAGAATCAACCGCATGTTGGGAAAAAATTAGGGGAGAGAAAAATGCCAAGATCAACAAATAACGTTGCATCACATCGCAGAAAGAAAAAATATATGTTGGCCGCTCGCGGATATTTTGGCCGCCGTGGTACCAACTACCGTATAGCGCGTCAAACCTATGAAAGAGGAATGGCCTTTGCCTTCGCGCATCGCAAACAGAAAAAAAGAAACTTCCGCAGTCTGTGGATCACACGCATCAACGCCGCCTGCAGAAACAACGACATGAGCTACAGCCGCTTCATAAACGGCCTGCATAAAGCAAATATCGAGATAAACCGTAAAGCTTTGGCCCATCTTGCCTGGCATGACAGCGAAGCTTTCGCGAAGCTGGTTGA
The genomic region above belongs to Candidatus Cloacimonadota bacterium and contains:
- a CDS encoding elongation factor G, translated to MKEYKLSKLRNLLMMGASGSGKTTLAEQIFHLTHTTSRLGKVDEGNTVMDFDSEEIAKKSSLSLSLGFLNHKDHKINLLDSPGTPDFIGDAIVAIPSVENVILVANATGGLEVGLELAIEQVERKKVGKVVVVNRMDNEHADFFKTIEAIHENTELNPTPIHLPIGREGGFEGVVDIIRQKAIRPSGESEVPADMQGAVEDARLQLMEAVAETDETLLDSFLENMELSEEQLMGGLKKAIANGDICPAFCCSAATGVGVMAFVDAVCDYLPSPENANPMQVLKGGEPGEFVASPDGELLGYVFKLYADPNMGEYAYVRIFSGILKSGMDFYIPEKDAKDKAGNMYYMLGKNRHDTSEIRAGEIGALVKLKNTRTLDSIAAIGSKLSLPLPELPTATYWQTIRAANQSDEDKIGTALQRVIAEDPTIRYELNAETHENVISGMGEQQLQLVVKKLKNRYKVDSVMKEPRIPYKETITGSGESQYRHKKQSGGRGQYGEVYFRIKPTERGEGFQFINAIVGGVIPSNFIPAIEKGLVETMEKGIIAGYNVVDIAVEVYYGSYHDVDSSEMAFKIAASMALKEGFKNCRPILLEPIHELTIIVPSEYMGDVMGDISTRRGRIMGMEQRGKKQYLNAQMPVAEMYFYYPALKSFTQGRGRFTQKFSHYEKVPDEVAAKVIAAWQDSDA
- a CDS encoding translation initiation factor IF-3, translated to MPKERINEQITAARVRVIDPEGKQIGILPLREAIMKAEDLDLDLVEISPSADPPVCRIMDFGKYYFQKEKKAREARKKQHEVEVKEIKFGPNTEEHDYNFKKNNAIKFFRQHNKVKFTVRFRGRQMAHKELGFNVLEKLKNDLSYLADVDSEPVSERNLLSMIMSPKKDIDRILEKLDETVQPEAASEAEQMES
- the rpmI gene encoding 50S ribosomal protein L35, whose product is MPKIKTSRSAKKRFKITGTGKIVRHHAKSAHIKTKKTPKLKRNLRGSAIVRACDERRINRMLGKN
- the rplT gene encoding 50S ribosomal protein L20 gives rise to the protein MPRSTNNVASHRRKKKYMLAARGYFGRRGTNYRIARQTYERGMAFAFAHRKQKKRNFRSLWITRINAACRNNDMSYSRFINGLHKANIEINRKALAHLAWHDSEAFAKLVEIAKG